The nucleotide sequence ttaaaaaataaataaaattcccAGTAGGCCATTTAAAATCAACATAACAAAACTTTTATACGGTTCCTgctttttaaaattcaaattttcaatAATAGGGAGTGAATCAAATGAGTTGATGAGATAAGGGATAAGACCAATTGAGACAACATAATTGGATTAGTATTTAAtcgcttttatttttatttatatgatATTTACAAAACGATTTAGCacaatttgtatatttatatatactgTTATCAATTGTGTTGTGTGCAATGCATACACTCTTACTCTTTATTCAAAAGTTATGACTGACAGACTATGCAAAACCAAGTGCCTAATAGATGAACTGCATAACTGGCCACGCAGTTGTTCATATGAATACATAATTACAATTGTTTGGTAACAATCTTCGTTCAATAAAAATACTCGACTGCATGAACGACATTTACAGGAATTTTCTATGCCTTATTCAATGCAAGCCCATGTATTGAGGCTATCAATAAATGTTTCCAGATgggttttaatttaaatatttaaattatcagaggtaaaatacaattttgttTTGCCTTCACTTAACTACTTACAATTGGTTAATGCTCATGCAAAACAGTTATAATATTATCATTACAGGTGTCGTAGAAATAAACAATCTAATGAACTAgtattgatataaataaattgtttttgtaGTGCTTTGGGTAACCAAAAATTAGGTGGCAAACTTGCTTCTGCTTATTACTTAAAAATCTTCACATCTGTGTTTTTTTCTTAAGGTCTAAAATCATTCGTAAAGTGACCtaaaattgacttaaaaacTAAATTCCAATAGTTAATGACAGTTTATGAGTTTTCCTTTTGTTTTCCCTTAGAGATGGTGGCTGGTAAATTATGTTGGTTTCAATTGATGGTAGATTGTAGGAATGCATGCGACCGCAATATTCTTTAGATTTTTCTACCCAATGCTGcaaatagaaaacattttattattgtcGAACCCAGGGTTTATGGGACTTACTGCCAGGTCATATGCCATCGCTTGCTCGCTTAAAGTTTTTTTAAGTAGGCGGCACATTTAACCGCACTACTAACTTGTCCTGTATTAAGGAGGCTTAACTTCTTGTGCTTAGCTCGAAATTTCCTTACATAGGCGTCTATAAGGTTTTTAATCTTGTGTGGATTAATTTCACCAGACCGACTGTGGCAGATCTATTAGAAAGAAATAACGTGATTGGTATTGATTTTAAACACAATTCTTATTGGTCATAGTTCAATAATAAACTAGTTTAAGATCGGCGATAGTTGGAGTACAAGGTAGATGTATAAAAGTACACTTATATACATATTTAGGAAAAGGTATcagctttttattttttggtttcTTTCTTACAGCTAAAACATTAAGCCTTTTTAAGTAATAACAAAATGTGTTCCAACCAACGGACCTCTCACCAGTATATAGGTTAATAAGTTATTGCACTTACCTTGGGCACAGCTCTCCGCATGATGTCCTTGTAGTCATCCTTAGTAATCGCTTTCTTGTTAAAGTACGGCTTTAACACTAATTTTACCTCCTCAACTACACGTTCCTGTCGATTTAACTTGCGTAAAAGCTGAggaacaaataaaaaatacatattttttgtgttttacCATGTGTGTTTGAAATTGACTCACTCTGTCCTTATTTTGTAGATCCGTTGCCGAATTTGGCACATCGTCATACATATCAGGATTTCGTCCACCTAAAATCCAACAAATTAATatagaaattttaaaaaattgcaCAAGTTTACTTTTTGTACAATACGATTAGCGAACAACAATATCAATGTAAGTAAACTGGAACGCAGTATATAccttttaattttgatttgcgGTCGCCTTTGCTGCGATGCGATTTCTTGCCCGCCGCTGTGTTGTATCGCGATGACATCCGGGTGTTGCCTACGGGGGAACTGCTTCCAAATAGGTTATCGAAAATTTCTACCTTGCCTCCAGACGCTCCACCCTTTCCTCGCCTGTTGCCCTCCGTTAAGATGGGTGGCTCGAACAGATCCTCGTAATCCGCAGAACCAGGCGAGTAGGGGCTCTCGATATCCATGCTGAAAGAGTCGTCTAGAGCGTGGCCTGATCCTCCGGCATTCCCGATGCCGCTACCGTTCCGCAGGCCACCTACTCCACCACTCGTAGTGGGCATGTTGCCAACgccactgctgctgctggccaCACTCCCTGCCTTAGGCAACGGAGTGAGCTTCTTGGAAGGCGGCGTGGGACTAGAAATAGAAGGTATGTGCTGCGAGCTGGACACCACGCTGCTGCTTGTAAGCAGCACGTTAGAGAGAACGGTAATGGATTTGCCATCGGATGCCTTGTCATGACTATCACCTCCGCCGGAACCTCCAAGGCCTCCACCCGTGCTGGATCCAATGCCCAAAGCAAGGCTGACGGAGCTGCTGCTAATATACTGAGCGGAGCTCACCTCACTTTCCTGCTGGATGATGCCGCTCTGGTTAGGCTTCACTAGCGCCATTACCAATTCAACCGGATTAAGGACGCTCGTCTGGGTCTGAGTGCTGGTGCTGGCATTGGACACGGTTGCATGGGCGCCATCGTTGTCCCCCTTGTCACCAGATCCCGATCCAATTGCACTACTCGCCGGCATGCTAGCTGCTTGCTGATCCAGGCTTTGGCTCAATGTTGGTGTCGGCGATCGTGGCGAAAGGGAGGGCGACTTGGTCGGCTCAAACGGATCGTAGGCATCTGGCGAGCATGGTCCCGACTCTGGAGGTGTGTTCGGCCCGATCTTCTGGCCGCCATCATGGCTGCCATGACCGTGCTGAGGCGTCTGCTCCTCGGGAGCCATGGAACAGGCTGCTTCCAGCTCGTCTGCAGAGTTAATGTCATCAGCGTCTTCGTGAAGCGGATTGTTGCGGGCCTTGTGTTGCATTTTTTTGGAAGGCAGGTTGAACTTGACAAGAGGCGGCTCGGGTGGCGTCTTGGGTCCTGTTGACTGCGTCATGTTCTCATACGAGGCCTCCATGATTGTGTCCAAGGAACCGACCTGCGGGGTTTTTTCTCTTTGTCCGTTTTCCCTCATCATATCGTGATCCCTGTCCCGCTCCCTCTCCCTTCTCGTCGAGAGTTGGTCTGTCGCATCCTCACTGTCAGTGAGCACAATAACATCTGCCGGCTCCTGATGAACTTGGAACGGCGAGCGCTCCAGATCTATGATGGCGACCGGCTTAGCCTCCAGCTTCTTACGCTTGCGGAGCTTTTCCCGCTTGCCCTTCTTGATTGCTCCCACAGCACTGCTAAGGTTGCTGTTAGCTAGGTGGTCGATGGAGCCCAAGCGGTTGCTTAATAGATCCTCCCTGCTGGACGCCATTGTGACTATGGACTGCTGCTGGGAGCCCAGTGTGGAGATCGCATTGTTGGTGGTCGACTCTTTGTTGAAGCTCACGCTCACCAGAATATTGTTGCCTGAGGCAAATACCTCCTTCGATGGCAAGGGCTCTGGCGTTTGGGTACGACGCTTACGCTTCTTCTCCTTGCGTTGCTTCTCCATCGGATGCtgttttttcttctttttgctcTTGTCTCGCTTGCGCTTCGCCTTCTTGGGCGTCAATGCACCATCGTTATCATAATGGCCACCTGGACCTTTGGGCGAACCAAGTGGCGGCGTCCAAGACGGATTCTTGTCCTGGCAGGCACTGTCATGCAGGAAATCGCAGCGACCGGGTGATGGAGACGGGGACCACTGCCCAGTTGCCTTCTTTCGTTTTCTCTGCGGTGCTAGGAAGTCGTCAGCATCCTCGAAAGGGTCACGTTGCCGAGAGATGCGTCGCATCCGCGCAGCAGTAGTCGGACTGCCGCTGCCCGTCCtctttttgttctttttctttttatcggacttctttttcttctttttgggCGGATCTTTGGGACTCTTTGAACGACTTCTGCTTCGACTCAAGCGTGGGGTATAACGTGGCGAACCAAGGTAAAGGGGAGATCTATTCCCTCCCCCGTTAATGCGATTGGGAGTGGGTGAGCGGGATCCTCTGGAGTGCCCAGAGACTGGACTATGCGCCCTTTCGGGTGCAGGAGGCGGAAGCTGCGAGGGCGAGCGGGCATACCGTCTGCCCGGTGACTTTCGTCGCCCTTGTTTATGGGGGGATGGTGAAGTTCCTGGCGGTGGGGTGGGTGAGATGCTAAAGCTGCGTAGCCGTTTGGGAGAACCAGAACGGGAGCGCAGGGATCCCCTTGATTCACGCGAACCGCTTCGCGAGAAACTGCGCGAGTTGCGTCTTCCCGAACGACTTCTGCCCGACCGCATTGCGTCACGTCCATAGCGATCCTTGGCATTGTGTCTCGAAGCACCCACAACATTCCGAACATCATAACGAGGTAGTTCTCTTCGTTTGGGACGCTGAAAGAACTGGTGGTGCTGGCCATGCTGGTTATAGTGGAAGTAATTATGTTGCTGATGGTGCTGGTGCTGGTGCTGGTGCTGGTGGTTGTAGTTTTGGTTATGGTGGTAATTGTGGCCGTAATGCTGAAATGGCCTGTTGTGGAACTGTTGGTTGCGGTAGTTAAAACGCAGGCCTCCGCGACCACGCACGAAGCCACGCTGGAAGTCCCGTCCTCGGAAGGCAAATCTCTGGCGGTTAAATGAGTTGGAACGCGACCGTGACCTTGAATGAGAACGGGAGTGGGACTTGGAACGGCTGCTACGGCGACGCCTGTTTCTATTGCGGCTGGGAGAACGACTTCTGCTCTTACTTTTACTACGACTGACGCTCTTGGTCGCCCTCGGGCTCTTGGAACGCATCTTTGGAGTGCGACTTCTAGAACTCGATCGAGAGCTCCTTTCTGGCTCCGGCTTGTCCCCACGGTAATTACGACCCTTCTGTCGCTTCCCTATTTTCTTAAAAGTGTCACCCTTGTTGCGTTTTGAACGCGACTTCGACTTGGACTTTCCCTCGTTGCTCGTCCCACGGCTTCGACTGCGTCTCTGCGACCCGTTCTCGTTATTTAAGTCGTCGTCTGACACAATGTCTGTACCGATTGCCTGCTCTGGCTCATCTTCGTCTTGGGAAGTCTTAGAGGAGGGAGTCTTAGGACTGGTACTGGCATCATTCTGATGATCTACTCCAGCCGTCGCCGTCGCCGCCTCCTCCTCCCCCTCCGCCATACTTTTCTCGTCAAGACAGGGCGTGTATGACCGATCCTGCTCGTGCTCACTACCGCTTGCGTTGTCGTCCTTCTCAGCATCTCCTTCCTTATTAGATGCTGGCTTCTTCGATTTCGCCGGCTTAGGGCTGGCTTGTGTCTCAATTTCCGTACCCAGCGCCTTTTCAAATTCCTTCGGTTTGTCAATGTCCAACTCTTCCCAGTCGCTGTCATCATATAGCTCTAGCACGCCCTTGGCCCGGTCTCTGTCCGTAACTCGACCCTCTTTAACCACAGGGCTGGGAGTGAGGCGCGTCCTAACCTCTTCTTCTTCTGGCTCCTGCGAAGGAGCAGCGCCCAATTTGGAGCTGCTGGGCTCTTGATCGGAGATATCAGATTCATCCATTGGTACTCCATCGCAGGACTTGTCGTCTATTTCCTGCTCATCCGGCTCATCGGTTGGATTCTCTGGCTGGTACAGATCATCGTTGACTTTTTCGGGCACGGGTTCGGGCTCTGGTCCCAAGGGTAACGGTATTTCATTATCCTCTTCATCATCATCTAATTGTACTAAATCTTCATTCATATCGTCATCATCCTGTCCAAGTTGAAACGATTAACAGAGTTGAAGAGATaacaaagaaacaaaatatatCAGTTAGTAGAATACAAGGAAATATCAGTCTGAGTAACTAACAATAGTGacttacatatatatataatgtaTTTGTTCTTTTCTTCTTAAGCTATAAAAGACTTGCTTACTTTTAAACTTTGCCAAAATCCATTTAAATTCGTTAGACTTTAATGACAGGAGCCCAAAAAGTTGTAAGAAAAGGTTATGAAACTATAGACTTCGGTTACGATTTACTTTACAGAAACTGCAATTCATAAGacttaatatttataaaaatatgtttggTTTTTTGTCTAAGAAACCAACAAGTAAAAGAAGATATGTACACCGCTATACTCAAGTGCTCCGATTGCTAGATACCCGGCGGTATGAACTGCCCTTCTTCATAAAATACTTTGTCCACTCTATCACCGGACGAAAATGATCTGGAAGGGTTACGAACAATTCTGCATACGAAAGTCTTTCCTCTCGCGGCTATCGATGGTATACGTTTTCCATTTGAAGAGAGAAAATACTGTAAACAAAATTCGTTACCTAATGATGTTTATAGCTTCTACCTTTAATTATTACACACGTTTCACTTTTCCACATGGCCCTTACAATATGTATGAGTAACTAAGACTCAGTAACTAAGACTCAGTTGTTGAATTTGTAAAACCATATCATACCTTATCAGACACATCAGCTGGTCCTTGTGAAACTCCCGACGCCATTGCAGAGGCATTTGCCACCGCCTGCGACTCCTGCGAGTAAATTGAGAAGTTTGGACAATTGTCGACATCGTCGTCTGCGTTTCGATCGTTGGTTTTCAACGGTGACTGCTGCTGTAGTGTgttcattttaaaaattggaCTGTTCCAAGGTAGGCTGGCGGGAGGCATGGGTGGAGGTGGTATTGAGAGCACCACTGGCATACCCATCACTGGTGCCGTATGATGATTTACAGGCGGAGCGAACATCGGAGGTCGTCCTGGGAAATTGTTCGATGGTGTTGCCACTGAGTCTGGAGGCGGTGCACTTCCACGAAAAGGTGGCGTGGGTTGGTTGGCATTGGGCACGTTTTGATGgcgttgttgctgctgccggtTGGGCGTGTTAAAGCGTAAATGGAAGGGAGTAAAGCTTGAAACATTTGTGTTGCTGTTATTGTTTGGGCTGGGGCTGCTAAAGTTCTGGTTACTGAAACCGCCGACTCCTTGGCCATCTCCGCCACCAGTCGATTGACGCGAGGAAGCTCCTCCGCCACTGCCAGACGCTCCTCCGCCACCGCTAGACGTTCCGCCTCCTCCACCTCCCCTGTAACTGTTATTGCCGCTGTAACGGTTGTTGTAGTTGTCGCCTGAACCAGCTCCTCCACCTCTGTTATAGTTGGGTGCTCCACCTCCGCGTTGGTAAAGCGGCGCGTGTGTTAGATGCTCTTCGGGCTTAGAAGTAGCCGTTAGATGCTCTTCGGGCTTAGAAGTAGCCGTTGTCAGAGCTGGTGTTGGTGTCGGTGCGACCACAGGTCTCTGGGGGAGATTAAGGGTACCATCCGCCCTTATACGCACATCCCCCAAGTTGCGCGAAGCGTCGTGCCAACGGTCCTGCAAATCCAAAATGGTGGACAATATGTCTCCTGCTGAAGCTGGAGCTGGTGTTGAAGGTGTGGCTGCAATGCGTGCCTTGCCTTGGAGCAGGGCTTTACGGATACGCGGTGCTCCAATGCTAGCAATGCGGACCGAAGTTTGCACAGCAGTTGATCCGAGCCCAGCAGAAGTGCCACTGAC is from Drosophila suzukii chromosome 3, CBGP_Dsuzu_IsoJpt1.0, whole genome shotgun sequence and encodes:
- the LOC108016270 gene encoding serine/arginine repetitive matrix protein 2 isoform X1 is translated as MSDRDSDSESDAAPPVSHQRGQRNRRIIMRIEFKDSEDTASDPDADDRPSCSKATRLRRNARRQEVDSDSDAVIRKSTRKLRNRHGPRSDCSSSGSEINQRPARTSKRKKVESYDEEDQDQTPSASGRLQPTPEEPDPGFSSDSSSNDLLEKCPICLLTFRQQEIGTPATCEHIFCAACIDAWSRNVQTCPIDRIAFDRIVVRDSYASRQVVREVRVDLSKSKTELALDEEAESAAASEEELTNCEICESPEREDVMLLCDSCNQGYHMDCLDPPLDEIPAGSWYCDNCIDSEGEDPDEQLELADDLSQLYEDIRGMGLPETRLRVREVQQPPRILRTRQNERIRAAVLRRTRSVVASAENSTSTQTRTRTTTTTTTTTTTTRRTTTSTKKRPVKRRRRRRTRHRTYVVEYDLNNFDEKFALKTSKKVIRRRRRRRRRVVAPSSSEGPGRRLTASKRLAEQLGVKSDGVQHSHLSGGTASSFSLFGNANDLEYFSDSEPDVGVSGTSAGLGSTAVQTSVRIASIGAPRIRKALLQGKARIAATPSTPAPASAGDILSTILDLQDRWHDASRNLGDVRIRADGTLNLPQRPVVAPTPTPALTTATSKPEEHLTATSKPEEHLTHAPLYQRGGGAPNYNRGGGAGSGDNYNNRYSGNNSYRGGGGGGTSSGGGGASGSGGGASSRQSTGGGDGQGVGGFSNQNFSSPSPNNNSNTNVSSFTPFHLRFNTPNRQQQQRHQNVPNANQPTPPFRGSAPPPDSVATPSNNFPGRPPMFAPPVNHHTAPVMGMPVVLSIPPPPMPPASLPWNSPIFKMNTLQQQSPLKTNDRNADDDVDNCPNFSIYSQESQAVANASAMASGVSQGPADVSDKDDDDMNEDLVQLDDDEEDNEIPLPLGPEPEPVPEKVNDDLYQPENPTDEPDEQEIDDKSCDGVPMDESDISDQEPSSSKLGAAPSQEPEEEEVRTRLTPSPVVKEGRVTDRDRAKGVLELYDDSDWEELDIDKPKEFEKALGTEIETQASPKPAKSKKPASNKEGDAEKDDNASGSEHEQDRSYTPCLDEKSMAEGEEEAATATAGVDHQNDASTSPKTPSSKTSQDEDEPEQAIGTDIVSDDDLNNENGSQRRSRSRGTSNEGKSKSKSRSKRNKGDTFKKIGKRQKGRNYRGDKPEPERSSRSSSRSRTPKMRSKSPRATKSVSRSKSKSRSRSPSRNRNRRRRSSRSKSHSRSHSRSRSRSNSFNRQRFAFRGRDFQRGFVRGRGGLRFNYRNQQFHNRPFQHYGHNYHHNQNYNHQHQHQHQHHQQHNYFHYNQHGQHHQFFQRPKRRELPRYDVRNVVGASRHNAKDRYGRDAMRSGRSRSGRRNSRSFSRSGSRESRGSLRSRSGSPKRLRSFSISPTPPPGTSPSPHKQGRRKSPGRRYARSPSQLPPPAPERAHSPVSGHSRGSRSPTPNRINGGGNRSPLYLGSPRYTPRLSRSRSRSKSPKDPPKKKKKKSDKKKKNKKRTGSGSPTTAARMRRISRQRDPFEDADDFLAPQRKRKKATGQWSPSPSPGRCDFLHDSACQDKNPSWTPPLGSPKGPGGHYDNDGALTPKKAKRKRDKSKKKKKQHPMEKQRKEKKRKRRTQTPEPLPSKEVFASGNNILVSVSFNKESTTNNAISTLGSQQQSIVTMASSREDLLSNRLGSIDHLANSNLSSAVGAIKKGKREKLRKRKKLEAKPVAIIDLERSPFQVHQEPADVIVLTDSEDATDQLSTRRERERDRDHDMMRENGQREKTPQVGSLDTIMEASYENMTQSTGPKTPPEPPLVKFNLPSKKMQHKARNNPLHEDADDINSADELEAACSMAPEEQTPQHGHGSHDGGQKIGPNTPPESGPCSPDAYDPFEPTKSPSLSPRSPTPTLSQSLDQQAASMPASSAIGSGSGDKGDNDGAHATVSNASTSTQTQTSVLNPVELVMALVKPNQSGIIQQESEVSSAQYISSSSVSLALGIGSSTGGGLGGSGGGDSHDKASDGKSITVLSNVLLTSSSVVSSSQHIPSISSPTPPSKKLTPLPKAGSVASSSSGVGNMPTTSGGVGGLRNGSGIGNAGGSGHALDDSFSMDIESPYSPGSADYEDLFEPPILTEGNRRGKGGASGGKVEIFDNLFGSSSPVGNTRMSSRYNTAAGKKSHRSKGDRKSKLKGGRNPDMYDDVPNSATDLQNKDRLLRKLNRQERVVEEVKLVLKPYFNKKAITKDDYKDIMRRAVPKICHSRSGEINPHKIKNLIDAYVRKFRAKHKKLSLLNTGQVSSAVKCAAYLKKL